One region of Arcobacter sp. CECT 8983 genomic DNA includes:
- a CDS encoding sulfite exporter TauE/SafE family protein, which translates to MSQEILLGILTFFTSTIAGVVGLGGGMILIAILPSFLPINALVPVHGLTQLSSNLSRAVFGYKDVKLEVIPKFLLGSLVGVSFFAIILYFVSLTYIPLFIGFYILLSLWSQKFNDKIKKFESYYLIGFIQSGFSIVVGATGPLATTLLVKDYNDKHTVVATAAALMSITHLLKVFAFMIFGFIFFDYLGILVAMIIGAIAGSYAGTKLRDKIDGKKFMLALKIILSFMAIKLIIFVFM; encoded by the coding sequence ATGTCACAAGAAATTTTATTAGGGATTCTTACCTTTTTTACATCAACTATTGCAGGAGTTGTTGGTCTTGGTGGTGGAATGATTTTAATTGCTATTCTTCCTTCTTTTTTGCCTATAAATGCTTTAGTTCCTGTTCATGGTTTAACACAATTAAGTAGTAATTTAAGTCGTGCAGTATTTGGTTATAAAGATGTAAAATTAGAAGTAATACCTAAATTTTTACTTGGTTCACTTGTAGGTGTATCTTTTTTTGCTATTATTTTATATTTTGTTTCATTAACATACATTCCTCTTTTTATAGGATTTTATATTTTACTATCTTTATGGAGTCAAAAGTTTAATGACAAAATCAAAAAATTTGAAAGCTATTATTTAATAGGTTTTATACAAAGTGGTTTTTCTATTGTTGTTGGCGCCACTGGACCACTTGCAACCACACTTTTAGTTAAAGATTATAATGATAAACATACAGTTGTGGCAACTGCTGCTGCTTTGATGAGTATTACTCACTTATTAAAAGTTTTTGCTTTTATGATTTTCGGTTTTATATTTTTTGATTATTTAGGAATTTTAGTTGCTATGATTATAGGAGCAATTGCAGGAAGTTATGCTGGAACAAAACTAAGAGATAAGATTGATGGCAAAAAATTTATGCTAGCATTAAAAATCATTTTATCATTTATGGCTATAAAGCTTATTATATTTGTATTTATGTAA
- a CDS encoding MFS transporter has protein sequence MEKIFKSRVALLYIMSISMVFSFSAWMSLLNNFVIEVASFDGSQIGILQSLREIPGFLAFTVVLVIIFVAQQRLAYISMMMLGVGVLLTGFYPTALGLYITTVIMSIGFHYLETLNQSLALQWLSKEKAPIILGKITAAKSFTSLVVFVLIYIMMKFYSVEYKYVYAFFGGVTLIVGIIAWIAFDHFKDDVVQEKKIKLKKEYWLFYVLTFFAGARRQIFMVFAGFLLVEKFGVDVHNMVALLFINSVLNMYFAPKIGRFIVKFGERNTLRFEYIGLMLVFVSYAFVENLYVAYFLFVIDHILFSMAIALKTYFQKIANPKDIASASAVSFTINHIAAVFLPALLGLVWLYSTSLVFIIGASVAFLSFSLSFLIPRHPEQGFETTLKPRA, from the coding sequence ATGGAAAAGATATTTAAATCACGTGTAGCTTTGCTATACATTATGTCTATATCTATGGTTTTCTCTTTTTCTGCATGGATGAGTCTACTTAATAACTTTGTTATTGAGGTAGCATCTTTTGATGGAAGCCAAATAGGAATTTTACAAAGTTTAAGAGAAATTCCTGGATTTTTAGCTTTTACTGTTGTATTAGTTATAATTTTTGTAGCCCAACAAAGACTTGCCTATATCTCTATGATGATGTTAGGTGTTGGAGTTTTATTAACTGGGTTTTATCCAACAGCTCTTGGATTATATATTACAACAGTTATTATGTCTATAGGTTTTCACTATCTTGAAACTTTAAATCAATCTCTAGCCTTACAATGGTTAAGTAAAGAAAAGGCTCCTATTATTTTAGGAAAAATAACTGCTGCTAAATCTTTTACTTCTCTTGTAGTTTTTGTGCTTATTTATATAATGATGAAGTTTTATTCTGTAGAGTACAAATATGTTTATGCTTTTTTTGGTGGAGTAACTTTAATAGTAGGAATTATTGCTTGGATAGCATTTGATCATTTCAAAGATGATGTAGTTCAAGAAAAGAAAATCAAACTTAAAAAAGAGTATTGGCTTTTTTATGTATTAACTTTCTTTGCTGGAGCTAGAAGACAAATCTTTATGGTGTTTGCAGGGTTTTTACTTGTAGAAAAATTTGGTGTAGATGTTCATAATATGGTTGCACTTTTATTTATAAATTCTGTTTTAAATATGTATTTTGCACCAAAAATAGGAAGATTTATTGTTAAATTTGGAGAGAGAAATACTCTAAGGTTTGAATATATTGGACTTATGCTTGTATTTGTTTCTTATGCTTTTGTTGAAAATCTTTATGTGGCATATTTTCTTTTTGTTATTGACCATATTCTATTTTCAATGGCAATTGCCCTTAAAACATATTTTCAAAAAATTGCCAACCCAAAGGATATTGCAAGTGCAAGTGCAGTGTCATTTACAATAAATCATATAGCAGCAGTATTTTTACCTGCTCTTTTAGGATTAGTTTGGCTTTATTCTACTTCTTTAGTATTTATTATTGGTGCAAGTGTTGCTTTCTTATCTTTTTCTTTATCTTTTTTAATACCAAGACATCCAGAACAAGGTTTTGAGACTACATTAAAACCTAGAGCTTAA
- a CDS encoding sodium:alanine symporter family protein, translating to MLGEINDFLNNLIWGNILIYLLPALGIFFTVTSRFVQFRYFFKMFNVLRDTVHDKEGHISSFQALMLSVAGRVGGGNIAGVAVAITLGGPGAVFWMWIIGLIGMSTSFFECSLAQLYKEKDGEDSCVYRGGPAYYVTKALGQKWLGVIISILLMITFGFAFNATQSFIISTSFEASFDIPTWITGAIVTLVFAVAIFGGVKRITKFSEVIVPVMAMGYLLIAIVVIALNLEKIPTLITMIIEQAFNPSSAIGGGIGAVILQGAKRGMFSNEAGLGSAPNVAAVAYVAHPVQQGIVQSFSVFIDTIILCSCTAFIILLSGVYTPGQEGVQGVLLTQNALIEHVGPFGGYFVTVALFLFGLSSMLYNYYLAENSLNFFSKGNRLLFNAFRVLCVALIVWGSFQDLSSIFSFADLSMGLLAVINLVVIAILYKPVLRLIKGYERQLKEGKKPVLRYNDYHEFKIDKETWKEIVDNINDKKRKA from the coding sequence ATGTTAGGTGAAATAAACGACTTTTTAAACAACCTAATTTGGGGTAATATTTTAATCTATTTACTTCCTGCTTTAGGTATATTTTTTACAGTGACTTCAAGGTTTGTACAATTTAGATATTTCTTTAAGATGTTTAATGTACTAAGAGATACAGTTCATGATAAAGAAGGGCATATTAGTTCTTTTCAAGCACTTATGTTAAGTGTTGCTGGACGTGTTGGTGGTGGTAATATTGCTGGTGTTGCTGTTGCAATTACTCTTGGTGGACCAGGTGCCGTATTCTGGATGTGGATTATTGGTCTTATTGGTATGAGTACAAGTTTTTTTGAGTGTTCATTAGCTCAATTATATAAAGAAAAAGATGGGGAAGACTCTTGTGTATATAGAGGTGGACCTGCTTACTACGTAACTAAAGCTTTAGGTCAAAAATGGCTTGGTGTTATTATCTCAATTTTACTAATGATTACTTTTGGATTTGCATTTAATGCAACTCAATCTTTTATTATCTCAACTTCTTTTGAAGCATCATTTGATATTCCAACTTGGATTACAGGTGCTATTGTTACTTTAGTTTTTGCTGTAGCTATTTTTGGTGGAGTTAAAAGAATTACTAAGTTTTCAGAGGTTATTGTTCCAGTTATGGCAATGGGATATTTACTAATTGCGATTGTTGTTATTGCACTTAATTTAGAAAAAATTCCTACACTTATTACAATGATTATAGAACAAGCATTCAATCCAAGTTCTGCTATAGGTGGTGGTATTGGTGCTGTAATTTTACAAGGTGCTAAAAGAGGTATGTTCTCAAATGAAGCTGGACTTGGATCTGCTCCTAATGTTGCAGCTGTAGCATATGTAGCTCACCCAGTTCAACAAGGTATTGTTCAATCATTCTCAGTATTTATTGATACTATTATTTTATGTTCTTGTACTGCATTTATTATTCTTTTATCTGGTGTTTATACTCCAGGACAAGAAGGTGTTCAAGGTGTTCTTCTTACTCAAAATGCACTTATTGAACATGTTGGACCATTTGGTGGATATTTTGTAACTGTTGCATTATTCTTATTTGGACTTTCATCTATGTTATATAACTACTATCTTGCAGAAAATAGTTTAAATTTCTTCTCAAAGGGAAATAGATTATTATTTAATGCTTTTAGAGTTTTATGTGTAGCACTTATTGTTTGGGGTTCATTCCAAGATTTAAGTTCAATTTTCTCATTTGCTGATTTATCTATGGGATTACTTGCAGTAATCAACTTAGTTGTTATTGCAATTTTATATAAACCAGTTCTTAGACTAATCAAAGGTTATGAAAGACAATTAAAAGAGGGTAAAAAACCTGTTTTAAGATATAATGATTATCATGAGTTTAAAATTGATAAAGAAACATGGAAAGAAATTGTTGATAATATTAATGATAAAAAACGCAAAGCATAA
- a CDS encoding ABC transporter substrate-binding protein — MKKIVLGLMVCLSVLSFAKDNTLTVGLCAAYPPFESRDTKSGDIVGFDVELANEIGKILNKKVVIKDAEWQALLGGLKNSHYDIILSAMSKQEAGANNVNLSDTYYLLNDVIVVKKDNQEISSKEDLKDKTVGVQLGSGSEKVVDKLEGLEKVARYNYNPEAFLDLKHERIDAVVVGYAYAVNQKNFKEEYKIVGKLAPAELVVVMKKGQDKLTKDINKALDTLKENGVYDSLVKKWLAVK, encoded by the coding sequence TTGAAAAAAATTGTTTTAGGACTTATGGTATGTTTATCAGTACTATCTTTTGCAAAAGATAATACCTTGACTGTAGGACTTTGTGCTGCTTATCCTCCTTTTGAATCAAGGGATACAAAATCAGGAGATATTGTTGGATTTGATGTAGAATTAGCAAATGAAATCGGAAAAATCTTAAATAAAAAAGTAGTTATAAAAGATGCCGAATGGCAAGCTTTACTTGGTGGACTTAAAAATAGTCATTATGACATTATTCTTAGTGCTATGAGTAAACAAGAAGCTGGAGCAAATAATGTAAATCTTTCAGATACTTATTATCTTTTAAATGATGTTATTGTTGTAAAAAAAGACAATCAAGAAATTTCTTCTAAAGAAGATTTAAAAGATAAAACAGTTGGTGTACAACTTGGAAGTGGAAGTGAAAAAGTTGTTGATAAATTAGAAGGTTTAGAAAAAGTAGCAAGATATAACTATAATCCAGAAGCTTTTTTAGATTTAAAACATGAAAGAATTGATGCAGTTGTAGTTGGTTATGCATATGCAGTTAATCAAAAAAACTTTAAAGAAGAGTACAAAATAGTTGGGAAACTTGCGCCTGCTGAATTAGTTGTAGTAATGAAAAAAGGGCAAGACAAATTAACAAAAGATATTAACAAAGCTCTTGATACACTAAAAGAAAATGGTGTTTATGATAGTTTAGTTAAAAAGTGGCTAGCGGTAAAATAG
- a CDS encoding 2-hydroxymuconate tautomerase family protein, with protein sequence MPIINVKMTHEDGGATKEQKEQLSQKLTQAFVDVFGRGEKTCVVTIDEVSTDNYAIGGKTITNIRKKS encoded by the coding sequence ATGCCAATAATAAACGTAAAAATGACGCATGAAGATGGTGGAGCAACAAAAGAACAAAAAGAACAATTATCTCAAAAACTAACTCAAGCTTTTGTAGATGTTTTTGGTAGGGGTGAAAAAACTTGTGTTGTAACTATTGATGAAGTATCCACTGATAATTATGCTATAGGTGGAAAAACAATCACAAACATAAGAAAAAAGAGTTAA
- a CDS encoding CD3072 family TudS-related putative desulfidase — translation MHRNKKIILLSHCILNVNSKVNGIANYKGSLEELMVPLIQKGFGFIQLPCPETLHCGVKRWGQVKEQLETPYFKKHCKNLLEPIIEQIIDYQNNEYEIIACIGIDKSPSCGVNLSCRANNWGKEFDKSFSLEEIISSLRFVNEEGVFIEVFKKLLDENNIHLNFLAIDEANPKTSVEKILKELN, via the coding sequence ATGCACCGAAATAAAAAAATCATTCTTTTATCTCACTGTATTCTTAATGTAAATTCAAAAGTTAATGGTATCGCAAACTATAAGGGTTCTTTAGAAGAACTTATGGTTCCTTTGATCCAAAAAGGCTTTGGTTTTATTCAACTTCCTTGTCCAGAAACTCTTCATTGTGGAGTAAAAAGATGGGGACAGGTAAAAGAGCAGTTAGAAACACCATATTTTAAAAAGCATTGCAAAAATTTATTAGAACCAATTATTGAACAAATAATTGACTATCAAAACAATGAGTATGAAATAATAGCCTGTATAGGAATAGATAAAAGTCCTAGTTGTGGAGTAAATCTTTCTTGTAGAGCAAATAACTGGGGTAAAGAGTTTGATAAATCTTTTTCACTTGAAGAGATAATATCTTCTTTACGATTTGTAAATGAAGAAGGTGTGTTTATAGAGGTATTTAAAAAGTTATTAGATGAAAACAATATTCATTTAAATTTTTTAGCTATCGACGAAGCCAATCCAAAAACTTCAGTAGAAAAAATATTAAAGGAATTAAATTGA
- a CDS encoding LysR family transcriptional regulator, producing the protein MDSNLLKVFVAVAQEQSITLGAKKLGFAQSNVTSRIKQLEKSVGYSLFHRIPKGVVLTYEGEKLYKHAVEIVKKVENAILDMENIQYQKKLVVGSTDCNAAVRISSFLMKLHKDYPKIHLELLTGTTRDVIQMILNYKVDIAFISGEPNHDELMVLQKLEEEIAILEPQDEACPNVILSFKEGCAYDEFLKNYYIKKGENIEKSLAFGSLETILACVKSGMGKTLLPTNLVDKLGFTEDLKITKLDKKTAYIPTCLICRKDNVPKIAEYLKNLEY; encoded by the coding sequence ATGGACTCAAATTTATTAAAGGTATTTGTAGCAGTTGCCCAAGAACAAAGTATTACTTTAGGTGCAAAAAAACTTGGCTTTGCACAATCAAATGTTACATCAAGAATAAAACAACTTGAAAAGTCAGTAGGATATTCTTTATTTCATAGAATACCAAAAGGTGTAGTATTAACTTATGAAGGGGAAAAACTTTATAAACATGCAGTAGAGATTGTAAAAAAAGTTGAAAATGCTATATTAGATATGGAAAATATACAATATCAAAAGAAGTTAGTTGTTGGTTCAACAGATTGTAATGCAGCAGTTAGAATCTCTTCTTTTTTAATGAAACTTCATAAAGACTATCCAAAGATTCACCTTGAGCTTTTAACTGGAACAACAAGGGATGTAATACAAATGATTCTAAACTACAAAGTTGATATCGCTTTTATAAGTGGAGAACCAAATCATGATGAACTTATGGTTTTACAAAAGCTTGAAGAAGAAATAGCTATCTTAGAGCCACAAGATGAAGCTTGTCCAAATGTTATTTTATCTTTTAAAGAAGGTTGTGCTTATGATGAGTTTTTAAAAAACTACTATATTAAAAAAGGTGAAAACATAGAAAAGTCACTTGCCTTTGGTAGTTTAGAAACAATCTTAGCTTGTGTAAAATCAGGTATGGGTAAAACATTACTTCCTACAAATTTAGTTGATAAACTAGGCTTTACTGAAGATTTAAAAATCACAAAACTCGATAAAAAAACAGCTTATATTCCTACTTGTCTAATTTGTAGAAAAGACAATGTTCCTAAAATAGCAGAATATTTGAAAAACCTAGAGTATTAA
- a CDS encoding amino acid ABC transporter permease, with amino-acid sequence MDFSAVFDNLGFLLEASWLTIYLSFVSFLIALFIGAVVGTLRSYKLHWLLNLILSSYIEIFRGTPLLIQLFFIYYGLPQVGIAMSSHEAAIIGLSLNFGAYMSEIVRGGIQGIDKGQAEAAISLGMNKIQILIYIIYPQALKLSLPALTNTYAAILKDSSLVSVLSITELTRAGQLIYVRTYEPFEIYLTLGVFYFVMTYSISLISRKIEKKLNYN; translated from the coding sequence ATGGATTTTAGTGCAGTTTTTGATAATCTAGGATTTTTATTAGAAGCCTCATGGCTTACTATATATTTATCTTTTGTTTCATTTTTAATTGCTTTATTTATTGGAGCAGTTGTTGGAACACTTAGAAGTTATAAACTGCATTGGTTATTGAATTTAATACTTTCTTCTTATATAGAGATTTTTAGAGGAACTCCTCTTTTAATACAATTATTTTTCATCTATTATGGTTTGCCTCAAGTTGGCATTGCAATGTCAAGTCATGAAGCAGCCATAATAGGCTTGTCTTTAAACTTTGGGGCATATATGTCGGAGATTGTAAGAGGGGGAATTCAAGGTATTGATAAAGGTCAAGCAGAAGCTGCAATATCTTTAGGAATGAATAAAATCCAAATCTTAATCTACATTATTTATCCACAAGCTCTAAAACTAAGTTTACCTGCATTGACAAATACTTATGCTGCTATACTAAAAGATAGTTCTTTAGTTTCTGTTCTTTCAATAACTGAATTAACAAGAGCAGGGCAACTAATATATGTAAGAACATACGAACCTTTTGAGATTTATCTTACTCTTGGAGTTTTTTATTTTGTAATGACATACTCAATTTCTCTAATTTCAAGGAAAATAGAGAAAAAGTTAAATTACAATTAG
- a CDS encoding LrgB family protein translates to MNIDALIQYVSNTPLVWLLLTLGAFKIGIIVYEKFDKHTLLQPIIIAYMIIMLAIIITGASYEEYFKGVQIIHFFLGPATVALALPLYKNLKHIKSLFFPIFITLVVAGTFTIVIAIALLWALDAQLPTMLSMTTKSITAPIAIITSKQIGAIPSLAVGFVIIAGIIGALLGTAIFKILKIKHDTSKGFALGVVSHGIGTARAIEISEKAAAFSALAMGLTGILTAVFLPLVVQFFK, encoded by the coding sequence ATGAATATAGATGCATTAATACAATATGTTTCTAATACTCCTCTTGTTTGGTTGTTATTGACTTTAGGGGCATTCAAAATTGGAATTATTGTTTATGAAAAATTTGATAAACATACACTTTTACAACCAATTATAATTGCATATATGATTATTATGTTAGCAATTATTATAACAGGTGCTTCTTATGAAGAGTATTTTAAAGGGGTTCAAATTATTCACTTCTTTTTAGGACCTGCAACGGTTGCTTTAGCACTTCCTTTATATAAAAACTTAAAACATATAAAGTCGCTATTTTTTCCAATATTTATTACTCTTGTTGTAGCAGGAACATTTACTATTGTTATTGCAATTGCTTTATTATGGGCTTTAGATGCACAACTTCCAACAATGTTATCCATGACTACAAAATCAATTACTGCTCCAATTGCTATTATTACATCAAAACAAATTGGTGCAATACCTTCTTTAGCAGTTGGCTTTGTAATTATTGCAGGAATTATTGGAGCACTTTTAGGAACTGCTATTTTTAAAATTTTAAAAATTAAACATGATACTTCAAAAGGTTTTGCTCTTGGAGTAGTTTCTCATGGTATTGGTACAGCAAGAGCAATTGAAATCTCTGAAAAGGCAGCTGCTTTTTCAGCACTTGCAATGGGACTAACAGGAATATTAACTGCTGTTTTTCTTCCTTTAGTTGTACAATTTTTCAAATAG
- a CDS encoding CidA/LrgA family protein, whose translation MLKGIITLLFFQFIGECIAKLFDLLVPGPVIGMILLLVFLIIKKSSFPSLDNAVAIHLRYLPMLFIPAAMGIITQVDIISKEFWAITVSLFVGTIVALGFCAKLMDYLTIRQENKK comes from the coding sequence ATGTTAAAAGGAATTATTACACTATTATTTTTTCAATTTATAGGTGAATGTATTGCTAAACTTTTTGATTTATTAGTACCAGGTCCAGTTATTGGTATGATTTTATTACTTGTTTTTTTAATTATTAAAAAGTCAAGTTTTCCAAGTCTTGATAATGCAGTTGCAATTCATTTAAGATATTTACCAATGCTATTTATCCCTGCTGCGATGGGAATTATTACACAAGTTGATATTATCTCAAAAGAGTTTTGGGCTATTACAGTTTCACTTTTTGTAGGAACAATTGTTGCTTTAGGTTTTTGTGCTAAGTTAATGGATTATTTAACAATCAGACAGGAGAATAAAAAATGA
- a CDS encoding YbfB/YjiJ family MFS transporter, which produces MNINLLDRNSNPAIILAGILALIVGVGVARFVFTSLLPPMLDDFLTITFAGVLASLNFAGYLGGSIFAVFIKDINTKVKYFRFGMFLCIVTTLVLGISSNEILWTISRIIAGFGAAMALVVGSAIVMTKLKMDNKTKAMGIHFSGIGFSIFVTDMIVRIVFAYEGSWKDAWIILTIFGFVASMYSMYILSFDKELKQNVVKHKFDRSLFSPFVILLIIAYFTEGVGFVVQGTFLPDIINSLEGLDGYGSFTWTLVGLAGIPSCIIWMTLAHRFGSINIIIIAMLFQVVGILISALTTNVYLNLFSGVLYGGTFVGLVALFMNLGGKLAGGNPVVLMGALTTAYGIGQVGAPLYSVKLIEIYGNYSIALYVTAAIVLAGVIFLFIAKNFATQEQSKI; this is translated from the coding sequence ATGAATATTAATTTACTGGATAGAAATAGTAATCCAGCAATTATCTTAGCTGGAATACTTGCTTTGATTGTAGGAGTTGGAGTTGCAAGATTTGTTTTTACCTCTTTACTTCCACCTATGCTGGATGATTTTCTAACAATTACTTTTGCGGGTGTATTAGCCTCTTTGAATTTTGCTGGATATTTAGGGGGTTCTATCTTTGCCGTTTTTATTAAAGATATCAATACAAAAGTAAAATATTTTAGATTTGGAATGTTTTTGTGCATTGTTACAACTTTAGTTTTAGGTATTAGTTCAAATGAAATTCTTTGGACTATTTCAAGAATAATTGCTGGGTTTGGTGCAGCTATGGCACTTGTTGTTGGTTCAGCTATTGTTATGACAAAGTTAAAAATGGATAATAAAACAAAAGCTATGGGTATTCACTTTAGTGGAATAGGATTCTCAATTTTTGTAACAGATATGATTGTTAGAATTGTATTTGCTTATGAAGGAAGTTGGAAAGATGCTTGGATAATATTAACTATCTTTGGTTTTGTAGCTTCTATGTATTCTATGTATATTTTATCTTTTGATAAAGAGCTAAAACAAAATGTAGTAAAGCACAAATTTGATAGGTCTTTATTTTCACCTTTTGTAATTTTACTTATTATTGCATATTTTACAGAAGGTGTAGGTTTTGTTGTTCAAGGAACATTTTTACCTGATATTATTAATTCACTTGAAGGTTTAGATGGTTATGGAAGTTTTACTTGGACTTTAGTTGGACTTGCTGGTATTCCTTCTTGTATTATTTGGATGACTTTAGCACATAGATTTGGAAGTATAAATATTATTATAATAGCAATGCTTTTTCAAGTAGTTGGGATATTAATTTCAGCACTTACAACGAATGTTTATCTTAACCTTTTTTCTGGAGTTTTATATGGAGGAACATTTGTAGGTTTAGTTGCTTTATTTATGAATTTAGGTGGCAAATTAGCTGGCGGTAATCCAGTGGTTTTAATGGGAGCTTTAACAACAGCGTATGGAATAGGACAAGTTGGCGCTCCTTTATATAGTGTAAAATTAATTGAGATCTATGGAAATTATTCTATTGCATTATATGTAACAGCAGCAATTGTTTTAGCAGGAGTTATATTTTTATTTATTGCAAAGAACTTTGCAACGCAAGAACAAAGTAAAATATAA
- a CDS encoding exodeoxyribonuclease III, translating into MAKQNYKFISWNVNGIRAVDKKEALKWVDEANIDILGLQETKAQAEQIPDTIFDKNYKNLHVSSSAIKGRSGVALFTDLQPHFTCNCPTVDILDEGRINEAHFKLGNKEIAYFNVYFPNGQSKEERLTYKMEFYDRFLEHCENLKKEGKSIIVCGDVNTAHTEIDLARPKANEKTSGFLPMEREWIDKFLAHGYVDTFRHINGDMKDSYSWWSYRANARANNVGWRIDYFYVSEDLKDSIKNAYIMAEVMGSDHCPVALEIEL; encoded by the coding sequence TTGGCGAAACAAAATTATAAATTTATTTCATGGAATGTAAACGGTATTAGAGCAGTTGACAAAAAAGAAGCTCTAAAATGGGTAGATGAAGCAAATATTGATATTCTTGGATTACAAGAAACAAAAGCACAAGCAGAACAAATCCCAGACACTATTTTTGATAAAAATTATAAAAACCTACATGTATCAAGTTCTGCTATAAAAGGAAGAAGTGGTGTTGCACTTTTTACTGATTTACAGCCACACTTTACTTGTAACTGCCCTACTGTTGATATTCTTGATGAAGGAAGAATCAACGAAGCTCACTTTAAACTTGGAAACAAAGAAATTGCATACTTTAATGTATATTTCCCAAATGGACAATCAAAAGAAGAAAGACTTACTTATAAAATGGAATTTTATGATAGATTTTTAGAGCATTGTGAAAACTTAAAAAAAGAAGGAAAATCTATCATAGTATGTGGTGATGTAAATACAGCTCATACTGAAATCGACCTAGCAAGACCAAAAGCAAACGAAAAGACTTCTGGATTCTTACCTATGGAGAGAGAGTGGATTGATAAGTTTTTAGCCCATGGATATGTTGATACTTTTAGACATATAAATGGTGATATGAAAGATTCATATAGCTGGTGGAGTTATAGAGCAAATGCAAGAGCAAATAACGTTGGCTGGAGAATTGATTATTTCTATGTAAGTGAAGACTTAAAAGATAGTATCAAAAATGCCTATATTATGGCAGAAGTAATGGGAAGTGACCATTGCCCTGTTGCTTTAGAAATAGAGTTATAA
- a CDS encoding sensor histidine kinase: MFNKEGIPFFTVIIPFLSILFISFFTTSYHLKVTNEAFEINLQEYKKLYSKTETNKETIEKQILQKRNEHKKYQNNFTDFMIFLTISILIFMALFSFLMISIIGDVVIKYKQEVENKERKLQRLNRELASKVAIGIAEGKRKDKAILEQSKQARMGSMISMIAHQWRQPLTELSGVLMELETATRFKKVTDNHILSSIERSDKMIEFMSNTIDDFRNFFKPDKKKEKFSVYDSCQKAISLINASLDDSKINLVVDVKEDKQINGYPTEYSQVILNLLMNARDILVEKGIKQPEITITIDTKGVLSIVKLKDNAGGISSEHIDLIFDPYFSTKDSSKGTGLGLYISKLIIEKNMGGELSVANDEDGAVFKIILVG; this comes from the coding sequence ATGTTTAATAAAGAAGGGATTCCTTTTTTTACTGTTATTATTCCTTTTTTAAGTATTCTATTTATTTCATTTTTTACTACTTCATATCACTTGAAAGTGACTAATGAAGCTTTTGAAATAAACTTACAAGAGTATAAAAAACTATACTCTAAAACTGAAACTAACAAAGAAACTATAGAAAAACAAATATTACAAAAAAGAAATGAACATAAAAAGTATCAAAATAACTTTACTGATTTTATGATATTTTTAACTATATCGATTCTTATCTTTATGGCATTATTCTCTTTTTTAATGATTTCAATTATTGGTGATGTTGTAATAAAATATAAACAAGAAGTAGAGAATAAAGAAAGAAAATTACAAAGATTAAACAGAGAATTAGCAAGTAAAGTAGCTATAGGAATAGCAGAAGGAAAACGAAAAGATAAAGCTATTTTAGAACAATCAAAACAAGCAAGAATGGGTTCTATGATAAGCATGATTGCCCATCAATGGAGACAACCATTAACAGAGTTGTCAGGGGTATTAATGGAACTTGAAACAGCAACAAGATTTAAAAAAGTTACTGATAATCATATATTAAGTTCTATTGAACGAAGTGATAAAATGATTGAATTTATGTCAAATACAATTGATGATTTTAGAAACTTCTTTAAGCCAGATAAGAAAAAAGAAAAATTTTCAGTATATGATTCTTGTCAAAAAGCAATAAGTTTAATAAATGCTTCTTTAGATGATAGTAAAATAAATTTAGTTGTGGATGTTAAAGAAGATAAGCAAATAAATGGTTATCCAACTGAATATTCACAAGTAATCTTAAATCTTTTAATGAATGCAAGAGATATTTTAGTAGAAAAAGGAATAAAACAACCAGAAATTACAATAACTATTGATACGAAGGGCGTGTTAAGTATAGTTAAATTAAAAGATAATGCAGGTGGAATATCCTCTGAACATATAGATTTAATCTTTGACCCATATTTTAGTACTAAGGATTCCTCAAAAGGAACAGGCTTAGGATTATATATTTCAAAACTTATTATCGAAAAAAACATGGGTGGAGAATTAAGTGTAGCAAATGATGAAGATGGTGCTGTATTTAAGATAATATTAGTAGGATAA